ATTACGGTACCACCGAACAGATACACGAAAAGAACCGAACGCTGAACAAGTCCCCTACCCTTGAATCTCAACCTTGAGAATGCATATGCTCCTAAAATCGCTACGAAGAGGCTTATCAAAGCGGAAATCCCTGCGAATATCAGCGAGTTTCTAAGGTATTTCATGAAGGGAAATTCACTAGCTCTCTCTTCCAATATTTCTGTCTTCTGCGCTTCGAATAATTTCAGTTGAGCCTTTGCCTTTTCGAAACCGGCAGCAAGCGCTTCCTCGGAGAGAGCGTTGTCAACCTCGGCTCTCAAATCCGTGAACCGTTTCACATCATTTGCACTGAATATGGTTTTCATGTTTTCCTCGATTATTGAAGCCTCCTCTGTACCTGGAACGAGCGAGTTTTCAATAAACTCTTCCCTGTCTGTTACATCAATTCCACTGAAGTCGATCACAAGATCAACGATATCTCTCAGTTCTTTTTCCTTGGCCTTGAGCTGTACATCATGAACATACCGCGTATACACTTCAATTGAGGCCGTTCTCTCTTCCAACTCATCTATCCTCTTCAATACAGGTTCAAGATTTGCCCTAATTATCTCATCGCCGAAAAACTCTGTCTCACTACTTTGAATAAGCCCAAATATCTCCAGATAGTTTCTGATTGTGAAATCTGAGAATGTCATTTTGTTCGGGTCGTAGTCTGCCTTAAGAGATACATGAACCATGAAATAAAACGGAATGAGTATGAAGAAACAGATTAAAGAGATCCCCAATGCAAACATGACTCTTCTGAAAGGTGTCTTCTTCCTTACCATTTCAACACCTTCTTCACGTATGCAGTTATCAGCCCAAGCATAATTACCATAAGGATTGTTGCAATTGCCGCGGCCACTCCGTACTCCGGCGAAGTTGTACCGATAACCCTTTCATAAATAAAGATAGGCAGAGTGCCAGCTCTCTTGCTGATCAGATAGACCTCGTCAAACTTATAGAAATTCCAGATACCCCTCATGAGAGCGACAGCACCCATGACGAAATAGATCTCCGGTAGAGTGATATTCGTGAACTTACTCCATGATGTTGCTCCATCGATTTCTGCAGCCTCGTAGTACTCATCGGGAATAGATTGAAGTCTTGAAAGCAGCATCAGGTAAACAAAAGGGAAGTTCCGCCAAATGTTGAATATCGATGCCACAAAGAATGCATTGTTCGAGTTGTTTAGGAGATCAAGTTGCGGAGAGACCCATCCGAGACTTTGACTGAATAACTGCATAAAAGGCCCGTAGCTTGGATCAAATATGTACTTCCATGAAAAGACTATCGAGATAAGTGGGGTAATGTATGGAAGCAGAATGATCGTCCTAACTATCGCCCTCCCCTTGAACTCCTTGTTCATCATCAGCGCTACTCCGAGACCCAACAATATGCTTCCAATAACTGTCATCAGAGTGAAACCAACAGTTATGAAGAAGGACTTCCAGAAAGCGGCGTCTTTGAAAACTCGGATATAGTTTTCTAATCCTACGAACGTTGAACTAGTAATCCCGTAGTCGAAAAACGAAATGTATATGTTATACGCCACCGGATAGATTATCAATATCATCAGTAGGATTACTGTTGGCGAAACAAGTTTCCAACCTAAACTATTTTCCTTCTTCAATA
The genomic region above belongs to Mesotoga infera and contains:
- a CDS encoding sugar ABC transporter permease, encoding MQQAASSILKKENSLGWKLVSPTVILLMILIIYPVAYNIYISFFDYGITSSTFVGLENYIRVFKDAAFWKSFFITVGFTLMTVIGSILLGLGVALMMNKEFKGRAIVRTIILLPYITPLISIVFSWKYIFDPSYGPFMQLFSQSLGWVSPQLDLLNNSNNAFFVASIFNIWRNFPFVYLMLLSRLQSIPDEYYEAAEIDGATSWSKFTNITLPEIYFVMGAVALMRGIWNFYKFDEVYLISKRAGTLPIFIYERVIGTTSPEYGVAAAIATILMVIMLGLITAYVKKVLKW
- a CDS encoding ABC transporter permease subunit, which produces MVRKKTPFRRVMFALGISLICFFILIPFYFMVHVSLKADYDPNKMTFSDFTIRNYLEIFGLIQSSETEFFGDEIIRANLEPVLKRIDELEERTASIEVYTRYVHDVQLKAKEKELRDIVDLVIDFSGIDVTDREEFIENSLVPGTEEASIIEENMKTIFSANDVKRFTDLRAEVDNALSEEALAAGFEKAKAQLKLFEAQKTEILEERASEFPFMKYLRNSLIFAGISALISLFVAILGAYAFSRLRFKGRGLVQRSVLFVYLFGGTVIMVPLYQMAVKLGILSTPFGTGVYLIMVYVIQTLPVSLYMLGNYFRTIPFSIEEAAIIDGCSRVQAIFKIVIPLSLPAIVTVYIYAFMIGWNEYLFASAFLGLKSYKDLFTLPIGLNAFSGSAHAVWGRLMAASVVSAIPIIVIFSLMQKHLTSGFTAGGVKE